TACCATATAACAGTGTTGGTCCGATtgtcgtgcggtagaattttcccttcaatctattaggcatgccggggttaCAAAGGAAAcctgtagcactcttccacttcgcccaaccagatttaatcctatgagcaacatctgcatctacttctccatccatttggataatagatcctaaataccgaaagcaatccgatgcctgaacaactctcccatctagggtgattgtccctgcctccctactcctatcaccgctaaacttacacaccaaatattctgtcttacttcggctcaacttaaagcctctagattctaaactttgtctccatagttccaactttctctccacgccttctttcgtctcatcaaccaacacaatatcatctgcaaacaacatccaccatggtataccatcttgaaatatcctaaaacacacaaaataaataaattaaaaaatcaaatcattGTCTGACGTAACACTTGCTGGCATATGGTCAACTGTCTTGTGTGCCACGTCAACATTTCGGAGAGTTCTAAATATTCAAATTGGCCGGAATGACTTTAGTGAAATCAAATGTGAAGTTTAATAATCTTATTACAAGAAAAAGTTCAGTGACTTTTGTGAAATAGACCCTGAACTTTTTTGACCATTGGTGCAATTGAATCAATGGTTATTGCTTTAATCATTCTTTGATTGCCTCACATTGACCCTTAGGATATGTCACAGTTCAAATCATATTTACTACTTAGATGCATTTGTTTTGAGTAAACGAAATTACTCAGGCTTCTCAagataaaaaattaaacatggTAATGAGAGGGAAGCAAGGTGTGCAAAAATACCTTCCctttttcccatttttcttCTGCTACGCCAGAGTAGTCGAATCGGTGTACCAGAAAATCCTGCATTTGTTCTCAATTGCTTCTCCATATACCGATGGTAAGTCTCAGAAAAAAGGTTTGCATCGTTCACAAAGAAAACAAATGTAGGTGGCCTGATAGCTGCCTGCACAATACATAACAAGaacaacaaaatgaatttgtaaatattaaagCTGAAACTGGTAAAGTTAGAATGTAATCAGTTAGGGGCCAATATGAACTGGAAGGTTCTTTTCACAGATTTGCGATACAGGCAATTTTTTTGCATGTCCGGTTCAACTGTCGTTGTTTATTGTTTGTTATTGCTTGTTTGCTAGTGCTGGTAAATGTTATTGTTAACTGATTTTCCtttcaaaatatatatgaacAATTGTTTTTTAATCCTAACCAAACACAAAAAGCAAAAAGTAACTACAAAAAGGAGAACCAAACCTTTAAACCGAGAAATCTACATGTAGCATTGTACCATAGATTCATACAAAAATCATTTGTTCTTATATCTAACCAGGGCAAGATATAGATGAGCAGAAGTTCAGAACTAATGGGAGGTATACAGAAAGTTTCCACTAGACCACTAGCAATAATTATAACAGGCCAAgcacaacttataactttgttCTATAGCGAAGTAATGAAGTCATAGCATGTTACAATCATTAAGCTAcagaatatataaaaaattacctGAGTGCAGTAGAAAACACGTCCTCTTTTTCCGCCTCGAGTTCGTGGAGGTGGTTTAAAAGCTAATGCTTCATGCACCACTTGATTCAGTAAGGCAGTACTCAGCCTTCTTGATCTTTCCTTTTCAACAGTACTAGCAGCTGTTAAAATCCTGAAATCAAAGTGTAGAAATTCCTTTAGCCAAGTACAAAGCACCGTGCAAATAGAAGACAGTTTAAGAAAACTACGATTAGAAGTCATTTAACCAAGGTAGGAATTTCAACCGTTGTATTATACTAGAAAAAACACAAGATTTCCAGTTGTGAATTTTCTGAAAGCAAATATAACTTTTGTTTCATTAGATTGGAATGAAGAAAgcaacaagaaaaagaaagttcTAATATCTTGCATGTCAATCTTTGTGCAGATTTTCAACTAGCAAACAGAAAGTAGGAGATGTGACCAATGGTCTAAGTTCCAAAAACCGCGACATGACTTGAACTGAAGGAAAACAGAGGCAACATGATGTGAACTGAAATTTCTTTCTGGGATAATTCATTTCATGAACTCCATGACCTTTTCAATACTGTTTTAAGTGAGTATATGCTTGGTCAATATATATTCCAAAATCGTCACCatccaaaaaaatcaaaagcTAAAAGAAGGCATGCTTCACTCAATCATTGAACAGTAAGAAATAGAATTTTAAGTTGAGTACTTACTTTTCAACACTATTGCCAGCAATTGCAGTTGAATAAACTATAGGTGCCCACTGAAGAACACGGATCTTCGCCCTAACATCTTCTTCATAGTATTTTGTAGAGTGCTGGGTTTTATTTGGTATTGTATCCCATTTGTTTACAACAATAAGGCAACCTTTACCTTCCTTTTCGATTCTGTCAGCAATCTTGCAATCCTAGCGTATTCACACAAAAGAGAGCAAGAAATTAGAAGCAGAAAAAGACTAGACTGCCTAAATCATGGATCAAGTGCTCTTTTTTCTTCCAAACCCTACGAACCGCCGCcccatttttctcttttcttccttctttctctctttcaaaCCCTACACCACCCACAGATTTGAAGCTTAATCAAGAACAAAAGTAACTAGATCTACACAGAGGAGGGAAAAGGAAGATTGTTCCTCCTATTTATGTTTGTATCCCCGCTTTTCTAGTATTATTTTCTTTGTCAGTGTTTTCTTTTTCGTTGAAATCCATACTTTTCATCGGATTTTTTTCGTCTGCTATAACTCTTTCATTTACACTTTTTTCAggtttagcaagagcggaagtGTATTATCTTATACATAGATCCGCAGATGATCTACCGGGTTGCACCAGTAGAAACTAAATGACGACGATTGGTTTGCAGCTGCTTTCATGTGGATTTGGATTCAAGAGAAGTATGAGGTTTGTCGTTTTTTGTTTTAGTTGTACCTTTTATGGCTTTtgttgctctttgtagtcttgtTCTTTTCTTTGTGGATCTTGTATTAGGCTTTAACCTATACTTGtatgaggttttattccttactatTTTCATGTTGTACTTGTACTTTTTCATCTAATGAAAAGACATgaacatttttatcaaaaaaaaaacacatggaTCAAGTGCACTTTAGGGATGGTGGAAAGAGGAGTATAAGAATCCTAAGAATTAGATAGCAGCTCAAAATGGCACGAGGCTCATGAGGGCAGATGTCGGCTCCTCCTTTtaatttcattatttattttgCATGTGGGTGCGTGGGTGCAGGCGTCTGTATGGGAGAGAGGGCAAGCATTCCTATGTAAGTAAACtttccagctttacttacgcCACATGAAGATGGACAAAAACTATACATAGCATTTTTAAGTTTGAGAATTATGTCACTGGCCCCATGATTCCTTCCATATAAGAAAGATATAGAATACCTGTTCCGTTATACATGCCATcgcctcaatgacaagagcaaCAACATCAGAACGCCGGACAGCACGGAAGGCTCGATTAACCGATAAGGCTTCTGTTACACTACCTGATGAAGCTACAGCAGCCCTTCTTCTGATTCCAGCTGTATCAATAAGCCGAAACTTCTGCAGACAAATTGCTATCATGTAACAGAAAATTGCAAGAATTTTCGAATATCAAATGCTTAGCATTTAAACTCTAACTTTTCACCAAAACTGTTATTCTACTATTCCCTTATAACCTTTAAATCAATTGATAGTTATTCTATTGATCTTGCATTCGAACTCCCTTGCTTTGTCAATAGATACATACAAGGGTAGCTTTGTAATGTCAATAGTGCTCAGTAACTGGCAGataatttatttcaatttgTCCTACCAGCATGAAGAATTCTTAAACTGTACAAACCTGGCCATCTGGTCCAGTGAATTCAGTATCAATTGCATCACGAGTAGTACCACTGATAGGGCTGACAATTGTTCTGTCTTCTCCAACCAATGCATTCAAAATGCTacttttaccaacatttggccGACCAACAATTGCAATTGCAGGAACATAATTTTGATCCTCGTCAGGATAATGTGGATCCTAAGAATAAAAATTGTGGAATTAGTAAAGTACACAAAGAAGAAAATCAATGGAGAAAAAAGAACCATGAATTTTATTGATTAGTCAAAGTTGCTAGCTTAGACAAAGAGTAGTTAGATTCTGTtattttatctctttacacaaGTTCAATATAAACGTTGTCTTTGCTCACTAATGAAGTACCAGGAAATTCATGCTCTCAGACTAGTGGCTCTTTCTACCCTTTCTATAATTCACAATATTCACAGAGCTTTTGCTCCTGACTTCTTTCTACATTACTACAAGGGTTGACAATTGTCTGAATGGCAGAGAAGAAAGACAAATTCTTGCATAAATGACAACAAAAACCATGATTTTAAGCTTTTTTATGTTACAATACTGCAAAGGTTGGCAATTGTCTGAAATGGTAGACTATGAACTCAGCTATGCAAATAGATGATAATTTAAGCTTATTTAATGAATGAAAACAATTACATTGATACTCTTCGATATTTACATTAGCATAACCAATACCAACCTcaatttttcccagtttagagCATATGAGATCTAAAAGCTCTCCTGTCCCCGTGCCAGATATAGCAGAAATAGGAAGTGGTGAGAACCTGGTTGACCAACCAAAAAGTGCATTGTCTGTTTATCAAAATAAATTCACAAAGAAATAGGTTATCTAGGTTTATGATACATTAAGTTTGAAAACAATTAACTACTTGCTTTATCAGCAATCATAACAAGGAAGGAGGGAGATATGGAGACAGATAAGGTTCCACAAGCACAGAATCTTAGAAATTACACCTAAAATGTATAAAATTAGATAGTGCATTTTCAAGATGTGGATGGTCTCAGTCACGGGTGTCACCAAGTAAATGATTCATTTATCCGCTTTGCCAATTATTGGCCCTGATTTGGTCAAATTCTCTAAACTTTTTTCTACAGGctgaaagagagagagagagagagagagatgacaATACTGTAATTCAAAACGAAGATGACAGTTTATTGGAATAGTTTCAACACAATATGTTCCATTACAATCTTCAACCCCTATTATTTTATGATTGAAATTGACAGCacaattttgagaaattgtttGACAGACGCATAAATATACACAGAAAACTGAGTCCCAACCCAAGAGACTAGCATGATAATATAAATAGCACAGGTGAGCCACACATATCAAGCTCACACAAGAAACAATTAATTacggaaaaaaaaatatctatAACAATTAGACCATGTCACATTTTTAGATAACTCATTGTAGCAAAGGTTTGACTTGTATTAACTCACCAAAGgtgatacaaaataaataataactcACCCCAAGGTCCAGAAATCTGCTGTTTGCATGATTCCTTTACGAGGAGACTCACACTTGTTTACTGCAAGAACAACGAACTTATTTGAATAATTCTTCCGTAACCAGTCTGCTATCTCAACATCTACTGCGGTTAGACCTGCCTGTTCAGAATTTTGATTCACTTCATAAGTACACATATGGTATATTAAACAGTAAGAACACAGCAAACTGTGATACATTGGCAATAACagaagcagcagcagcagcaccTGGCCATCCACAAGGAAAATAATAACAGATGCTTCTTCCACAGCTGCAGTAGCTTGTCTCTCTATCATTGACGGCATCCTGGCAACAGCTGCCTCCCTGGAGGCAAGTGGAAGCCCATCCATGCCAATAGTAGTTGTTATAGCCAAGTCGTCCATGACATTATCATGTGAATTCGAAATTGTCACAACACCTCCAGTATCTACCACCATAAATTCGGATTCCCCCCAAAAGGATCTTCCATATAAACGATCCCGTGTAACCCCAGGTTCATCCACAACTATTGCCCTGTTCCCCTGTAATTATAAATACTCAAAATCATCATTCTACAAATGAGAAATGAACATAGAGCACAGCACCCCAAATCAAATTCTATAAGATAAACAAACTCCCAATGGAATTATTTATTACCCCAACAAGCCGGTTAAATAGTGCTGATTTGCCGACATTTGGCCTCCCTACAATTGCAACCCTAGGAAGAAACTGATCAGGGATCTGCAGATAGACATTCAACTTTTGTTAATAACTACTTCCACCTCTTAATAGTTTCAATAAGCAGAGCTCCTAGTTGTACAA
The DNA window shown above is from Euphorbia lathyris chromosome 1, ddEupLath1.1, whole genome shotgun sequence and carries:
- the LOC136223059 gene encoding uncharacterized protein, coding for MATSNLFSSPSLLTSPHSKISLSSFSPLLLSPSISSFSLQLLRSSLSLPKLSVHKSLSNSSIEEFGEEEEEETEVYESDSEDYSIDIDELEEEAEEAAREYTTSLSRQLKIEDESGDRKESRKQKRQKITITEIPDQFLPRVAIVGRPNVGKSALFNRLVGGNRAIVVDEPGVTRDRLYGRSFWGESEFMVVDTGGVVTISNSHDNVMDDLAITTTIGMDGLPLASREAAVARMPSMIERQATAAVEEASVIIFLVDGQAGLTAVDVEIADWLRKNYSNKFVVLAVNKCESPRKGIMQTADFWTLGFSPLPISAISGTGTGELLDLICSKLGKIEDPHYPDEDQNYVPAIAIVGRPNVGKSSILNALVGEDRTIVSPISGTTRDAIDTEFTGPDGQKFRLIDTAGIRRRAAVASSGSVTEALSVNRAFRAVRRSDVVALVIEAMACITEQDCKIADRIEKEGKGCLIVVNKWDTIPNKTQHSTKYYEEDVRAKIRVLQWAPIVYSTAIAGNSVEKILTAASTVEKERSRRLSTALLNQVVHEALAFKPPPRTRGGKRGRVFYCTQAAIRPPTFVFFVNDANLFSETYHRYMEKQLRTNAGFSGTPIRLLWRSRRKMGKREVKGATRPQLNLTPR